The Liolophura sinensis isolate JHLJ2023 chromosome 6, CUHK_Ljap_v2, whole genome shotgun sequence genomic sequence TGTACTTTAGCTGTAGTGAAATGTTTTAGCTCATGGATTTCTGGCTTTTATTCATCACTTAAGATGTTTCTACAAAGTAAGGATTCTGTGGATAAATTATATCGTGGAATTTAGTTTTGCAAGAACCCATGAATGGAACTTTTTCCCCCCAGAGCACCTGTGTGTATATCAGTGTGGGAACAGATCTAATGACAAACTGTTTAATTACCTGTAGATCCAAACATGATGTCCTCTACATCGTAGATACAAACTAGATGTATTCTAAAGCCTAAACCTCATCCTTCTTTTTAAAACAGTTGAAAATAGTAGTGGTGTCAACATAAGGTtgggtttgttacatgtaggcctacatggcaACGGTAGTGCTCTGTTCAAGGCTCACAACCAATTAACGTGACTGCTGTCAAACACGTGatttaaaaaccaatcaaaaaatacaacaaataaatgagaaaacaaatttgttgtaCATACTTTCAACAAGAATAAGAAAACAAGGATGTTTAAAACAAGGCTGTTATTGTATCCAGCATTTTTCACATATTCACAGATCTTTGGAAATCTAAATGCTGAGACCaccataaaatgataaaatgatacAATTTTTGTAATTCATCTTTTTGAATGCTGCATTGTTCTAGCCATGAAACCTCTTGTGCAATATTTTTAGAGCACATGTCCTTGTTTgctaaggaaaaaaaaaatatatatatatatatatatttttttttggcagaagtgggggggggggcacaacAAGACTGACAGTGTGTCATTGGCAATCTCGGCCGGTGATGATTTTTAATCGCCATGGATTAAGATGATAAAACTTTGACATTTTCTCTGACAGAATTGCACAACAAAAGCTGAGGCAAGACGTAGTGCCGCAAAGATCGCTCTGATGAATTCAGTGTTTAATGAACATCCATCCAGGAAGATCACTGAGGACTTCATTCAGAAGGCTGTCACAGATGCCCTCTCCTCATTCAAGGTACGTCCTCTTCAAGCTTTGTCCAGTTCAACACctgttctttgttttcatgACAGCAAGAAGTGCTTAGGCTACTGTTAGGGGTtatcagttatctcccctgaaaagCAGATATAGGCCAGTGTCTTTCTGAAGGAATCTCTATAGATTGTCAACATGACCTTTATAACAAGCACTAAAACAACCTTGTTGTgcaaaaatactgtattttatgtttttcatgCAGCAAAAAAACAACAGACCCAGAATGAAGGAATGCTGTCAGCTGACCTACTTTATAAAGTGTTAATGTCAACACAtcaataccctaattcttcaactgcTAAAATTTAGTCTTTTGGCAAAGTGAATTAATCCTTGTCATTGCCAACATGTGGTTTTAGTTATTTTAGCCATGTATGATTAATTTCTGGTGTGATTGGCTGGCAGGGGCGTGTTGAGGATGCTCACAACCCTAGCACTGGTATTGGAGCATTCAAGTTCATGCTGGAGTCTAACCACTCACGCACCATGCTGGAGTTCCAGGAACTGATGACCGTCTTCCAGCTGCTACACTGGAATGGCAGCCTCAAGGCCATGAGGGACAGGAACTGTTCACGACAGGAGGTGCTGCTTCATTACTCCAACAGGGCACTAGACGATGACATGCGTTCACAGATGGCGCTGGATTGGATTGCACGCGAGCAGGAAAACCCGGACATCATCAGCCAGGAATTGAAAATTGCAGAACAGGAACTAGAGAGTGCCAGGCTTGCAGGGAGAGAACTCCGTTTCCCTAAAGAGAAGAGAGACATTCTGAACTTAGCCATGAGTCAGATTGGACCAGCTGAGAGTATAGCTTAGAGGTTTTACATGTCAAAACTAGGAGCCACATGCTGGCAGAGAGCTGTACATGCAACAGAATTACAAACTGCAGCATTAGCAAGCCCTGTGTTAAACAGTACTGTGCTATGCATTTACTGAATTAGTGGCAGTGGTGAGTAAAGGTGCTCAGCTATTGTCCAATCCCTGCTGGCAGGATACGAAGGCTGACTGAATATCAGACACAAGTAGTGACCATTTGTCCATAACCAACTGTTATCAGCTTTGCCTTAGTTTGCATGTTATACACATCAGTGTTTGTGTAGAAAACTAATAACGTTGGTTAACTATTACATGTCTTTTTCTGTTGGATCTGACAAAACACATTGATTTGgaacatatttgtgttttaacatgCTGCCTGTACAGGTGAGAAGAGATGCTTTGTGAAACCTCTGAGGGCTCCATGTAATGTGGTATCCAGACTTATCCTCATGTAGCTCCATCGGAATGACACTTCATGTGCAGTATTATATCATTTAGAGCCTGGGAACAGATCTTGGGCAAACTCACAAGATCAAGACAAGACTGGGTTTATCTCTGGTGACGGGATCATGCTTGTCATCACAATGGTCAGATTCCTGTGTTATTCcctattgttgttttctgtctttcaTGTTAGGACATGTAGAtctacagtacatatatttgtttatgacATCCTATCCACATTACACAGAGTAGTGCAAACATGTAAATCcaattttatgtacatacatgtatacatgcaataGGATAATGTGGATTTTATAGTCAGACGATGCCTCAGTGACtaatttggtacatgtaggaaatCGCTTCTAAATATTGCTATTTAATTTTCACCATTGCTCATGCATTTATTTGGAGGTAAATTAAATTGTGGATAATCCTAGTTATAGGTATAACATACTAACCATGCATGGATGAGATGTGGTGGTAGATATCAACCTGTATGAAATGTGGTGGTAGATATCAGCATGGAGGAGATGTGGTGGTAGATATCAACCTGTATGAAATGTGGTGGTAGATATCAGCATGGATGAGATGTGGGGGTAGATATCAACCTGTATGAAATGTGGTGGTAGATATCAGCCTGGATGAGATGTGGAGGTAGGTATCAGCATGGATGAGATGTGGTGGTAGATATCAACCTGTATGAAATGTGGTGGTAGATATCAGCATGAATGAGATGTGGTGGTAGATATCAACCTGTATGAAGTGTGGTGGTAGATATCAGCATGGATGAGATGTGGTGATAGATATCAGCCTGTAGACTTCAGTCTCACATGTACCCGCACTGTTGGCTTTATACTTAATACTTAAGTTAACTGTACCTGtaaattttgtgtaaatgaTTGCAGAATGTTTTAGCATGTCTCAGAGATGTACCATATCTCCAACTCACAGATATTCACTTCTTGGACAAAGGCTGGTTTCTTCATAAGGCTCTGACCTTGAATAAACAGTGAGAAAATGACCTTTAATGTAGGCATTAACACTATGGATTGTGGAACAGCAAATGAGAAAAGTGTTTTGCAAATTGTCAGTTTGTCTTTCGTCTGTTTCATGTAAGTGTCAGTATTAGTTAGTATTGCACTTTTTGTAgctatggcatacatgtacatggtatctGTGTCCTTGGGACACCAACGCCACAGTCATATCAGCAATAGGCTTGGACCTCATCTTAAACTATGTGTATATGATACTGTTTCAGTCTTGATGAACAACAAGATATAGtaccatttctgtttttagtATTGATGGCTGACATGGTATAGtaccatttctgtttttagtATTGATGGCTGACATGGTATAGTaccatttctgttttcagtatTGATGACTGACATGGTATAGTaccatttctgttttcagtctTCTTGATGACTGACATGGTATAGTaccatttctgttttcagtatTGATGACTGACATGGTATAGTaccatttctgttttcagtctTGATGACGGACATGGTATAGtaccatttctgtttttagtATTGATGGCTGACATGGTATAGTaccatttctgttttcagtctTGATGACGGACATGGTATAGtaccatttctgtttttagtATTGATGGCTGACATGGTATAGTaccatttctgttttcagtctTGATGACTGACATGGTATAGtaccatttctgtttttagtATTGATGGCTGACATGGTATAGTaccatttctgttttcagtatTGATGACTGACATGGTATAGTACCATTTCTGTTTTCAGGATTGATGACTGACATGGTATAGtatcatttctgtttttagtcTTGATGACTGACATGGTATAGtaccatttctgtttttagtATTGATGACTGACATGGTATAGTaccatttctgttttcagtctTGATGACTGACATGGTATAGTACCATGTCTGTTTTCAGTATTGATGACTGACATGGTATAGTACCATTACTGTTTTCAGTATTGATGGCTGACATGGTATAGTACCATGTCTGTTTTCAATATTGATGACTGACATGGTATAGTACCATTTCTGTTTTCAATATTGATGACTGACATGGTATAGTACCATTTCTGTCTTCAGTCTTGATGACTGACATGGTATAGTaccatttctgttttcagtctTGATGACTGACATGGTATAGTACCATTTCAAGGTTAGTCACCTGGCATGGTATTGTTGAGATTTTTGTTTGTTAGTATCTTCACAGCATTTATATTTAGaattatatttaatatcttGTGAATAAACACGTCAGTTTATTAAATATGCTGTCTGATTTAGGTGCTCACAGAATTCTTTGTTAAATGTGGAATTGGTCCATTATGTGGCTAATTGAGTTGTATCTTTGGTGATTGTTGAAACAGTGTGTCATTCATTCTTGAtaaattatacctgtacatgtagtttgccaTTTGCTTTGTTTGTTACCTTTAGATGAAAATTGTGTGCCTGTATGACATATGTTCTTATAGTTGGatattaatcaaatttcatgaTTGTTAACTAacatatatttaagaaaaagtaATTTGAAGCCTGTATAGCCATTAGTATAGTAGAAATCATTTTGTCTTTTCGAAGGTTCTCTTTCTAGGATTTTGTGCAAGACTGTTTAACCCAGTGCCTTGGTGTTATACAAGCGCCATGTCCATCATGTTCACGtcttcattttcactttcattacTCATACAAAGCAACAATATTGAGCCCAGATGAAACCAAACAGTTCCATTTCTGTCAAACAACAATGCAATTAGTCCATTGGTACTTAATGAGTGTTAATATGACAGCTTCTGTCATATAGATGATATTGTGTATTACCCCTTAAGTGCCTCTGTGACATGTTCATAATTGGTGACACTACTGCAGTCTATTGAGTTAATTGCCAGTAAGTTTATACCTAACATTGGCAGTATGTGAACCATGGGAAATTTTAATTCTGATTGAAATCTTCACCAGATTGCTGTGGGATTTTACATGAaataccatatttatttatgaatctGACTTTGTATCCTAAAACCCAGAATTGATGTGTTATCTTTATCAGAAACATTTGTCTAATAGCTGAACACAAACCATTTATGCTTCTTGTAAGCTGCATAATAAATGTAACTAGGCAATggaaataaaaatgtcacaGCTGAATTGCCTGTTTTCCTGTCTGTTCTTGTGGTGACATTGTAGCTCTATGGTTAATGTGTGTTGTGCATGGAGAGCTGCAGCTCTGTGGTTAACGTCTCTCCATGAGAGGAGAGCTCCAGCTCTACGGTTAATGTCTCTCCATGAGAGGAGAGGTCCAGCTCTGTGGTTAACGCCTCTTCATGAGAGGAGAGCTCCAGCTCTACGGTTAATATCTCTTCATGAGAGGAGAGCTCCAGCTCTGTGGGTAATGTCTCTTCATGAGAGGAGAGCTCCAGGTCTGTGGTTAACTTCTCTTCCTGGGAGGAGAGCTCCTGCTCTGTGATTAACGTCTCTTCATGAGAGGAGAGCTCCAGCTCTGTAGTTAATGTCTCTTCATGAGAGGAGAGATGCAGCTCTATGGTTAACATCTCGTAATGAGAGGAGAGCTCCAGGTCTGTGGTTAACGTTTCTTCTTGAGAGGAGAGCTCCTCCTCTGCGGTTAACCTCTCTTCATGAGAGGAGAGCTCCAGCTCTCTGGTTAACGTCTCTTCATGAGAGGAGAGCTCCAGGTCTGTGGTTAACATCTCTTCTTGGGAGGAGAGCTCCTGCTCTGTGATTAACATCTCTTCATGAGAGGAGAGCTCCAGGTCTTTGGTTAACATCTCTTCTTAGGAGGAGAGCTCCTGCTCTGTGGTTAACATCTCTTCTTATGAGGAGAGCTCCTGCTCTGTGATTAACGTCTTTTCATGAGAGGAGAGCTCCAGCTCTGTGGTTAATGTCTCTTAATGAGAGGAGAGATGCAGCTCTATGGTTAACATCTCTTCATGAGAGGAGAGCTCCAGGTCTGTGGTTAACGTCTCTTCTTGAGAGGAGAGCTCCTGCTCTGCGGTTAACGTCTCTTCATGAGAGGAGAGCTCCAGCTCTGTGGTTAACGTCTCTTCATGAGAGGAGAGGTCCAGCTCTGCTGTTAACGTCTCTTCATGAGAGGAGAGCAGCTCTGTGGTTAACATCTCTTCATGAGAGGAGAGCTGCAGCTCTGTGGTTAACGTCTCTTCATGAGAGGAGCGCTCCAGCTCTGTGGGTAACGTCTCTTCATGAGGGGAGAGGTCCAGCTCTGCGGTTAACGTCTCTTCATGAGAGGAGAGCAGCTCTGTGGTTAATGTCTCTTCATGAGAGGAGAGCTCAAGCTCTTTGGGTAACGTCTCTTCATGAGAGGAGAGGTGCAGCTCTGCAGTTAACGTCTCTTCATGAGAGGAGAGCTTCAGCTCTGCGGTTATCGTCTCTTCATGAGAGGAGAGCTTCAGCTCTGCGGTTAACGTCTCTTCATGAGAGGAGAGCTTCAGCTCTGCGGTTAACGTCTCTTCATGAGGGGAGAGCTCAAGCTCTGTGGTTAACGTCTCTTCGTGAGAGGAGAGCTTCAGCTCTGTGGTTAACGCAAAAGACTCCTACATTATGGTCCTCATGTTCTACATTGAGGAAAAGGTTCTGATCTGAgacaaacctgggtcaggttaTACCATAAACTTTAAAATTGGAACTTTTCCACGCCGCTtggttgtcagcactgaagggTTAAAACAAGGAAAGATGACTGGctggccctgtgtcagtataatgtgactgggtggggtgtcatgtctggtatcttcggcataatacttcagtggcggcaggactttagtggcatggactcgctctgccaaaagacattgtgtatatattgtgcattcattcattgattcattcatttattctcatCTGAGGTGACAAGTTCGAGTTTGAGGACTAAATACTACTAATCAGACACATGATATACAATATACCATCTCTCTCTAGAATGAATGGGAAAATTGAAGAGACCGAGAAGATGATAATGAAATCTGACATGATCTGACATGAGTATTCGTCTTGTTTtctacccccaccccctcacctCCCCACCTAACAGACTGGTCTACCAACTTCCTTCGCAGAAGTTGCGTAAAAAAGATGTCTTATCTACAGTGATATGTTGCCCGCGTCGCTTACATTCCTGGATAAGCCTGTTGAAACTGCAAGCAGGCGGAGTAAAGGGGTCCTACAAATAACTTCTTTAATGGACTTACGTTTTCTCTTCAGTTTGAACTCCAGCCATGGTTGATGTGTATCTACAAGTGTCGTGTTCCAGTCATGAGGCACTAGTGGGTTTCCACAGGCCACAAACATTACATCCGTTGAAAAACTGCAAACTtactaaatatttaaaaaaaaaaccacttaCCAGCTTATATTAACCAACTTATATAAGTGACACAACTCATAGTAAATAGACATATGCCAGCAAGACAGCGATAACTCGACAGTGAAGAAATATTGGAGTCTTACCGGCATAGCACGCAATTGTTATTCATAATTACCTTCTATCTTCAATAAAAACTTACCATACTATGAAACCTTCATCGACAGGTTCTGGTATTGACATTATCAGATGTTAAAAATTTCATATGAGAGACAttgtacgtgggatggtctggcagcaacctgaggatgatcgtgagtttccacGGTTTTCTGTCCAATGAATGCTTGCCGTCGGCGTATAAACGAAGTATTCTTGTGTAcgatgtgaaacaccaatcaagtgatTAAATATAGTCCTTATAACAGACAAATATCACGGATCAAAGACAAGCACCAGGGGAAAGTGTGAGTCGAGGCCGTATAAACGCTATGGTCAGTTGAAGAAGCTTGATTCCGTCTGCTGACAACCTGTTTTCCCACTGCTTCTAAAGACTTATTAAAGAAGTGACCACAGAAAGTCACAATATATGGAAACCCGAAACTATGTCTGACCGTACCCACTAAAAGGAGCTGACAGAAGATACATATCCACCAAGACGGGAACATCTGTTTTATTTGCGTAAGAATTAACGTTAGATAATTGTAAACAATCTTACGATGTGGTACAATACATAAAACAAGTGCAAAATAACACTGTAGTTCATAACATTTACCGTCCCTAATCTTGGAGTGTCAGGTTAAGTTTCTCAGCCAGGGTTGCTGACCCGCTCCGTGACAACAAGCTCCCCAACATGTTACCGTACACATAAGAAACCCATAAACTTTCTCCATGCCTACAAGAAGCTCGTTATGCACCTGACAGTACATCAGGTACCTGAATCACAACGTCTAGCTCTTTGTGCTCCTGTCAGTACATCAGGTACCCGAATCACGACGTCTAGCTCTTTGTGCTCCTGACACTACATGAGGTACCCGAATCACGATGTCTAGCTCTTTATGTTCctgacagtaggcctacatgaggTACCCGAATCACGACGTCTAGCTCTTTGTGCTCCTGACAGTACATGAGGTACCCGAATCACGATGTCTAGCTCGTTATGCACCtggcagtaggcctacatgaagtacTCGAATCACGACGTCTAGCTCTTTATGCTCCTGACGGTACATCAGGTACCCGAATCACGACGTCTAGCTCTTTATGCTCCTGTCAGTACATGAGGTACCCGAATCACGACGTCTAGCTCTTTATGCTTCTGACAGTACATGAGGTACCGAATCACGACGTCCAGCTCTTTATGTTCCtgaaagtaggcctacatgaggTACCCTAATCACGACATCTAGCTCTTTATGCTCCTGACATTACATGAGGTACCCGAATCACGACGTCCAGCTCTTTATGTTTCTGACAGTACGCCTACATGAAGTACCCGAATCACGACGTCTAGCTCTTTATGTTTCTGACAGTAGACCTACATGAGGTACCCGAATCACGACGTCTAGCTCTTTATGCTACTGACACTACATGAGGTACCCGAATCACGACGTCTAGCTCTTTATGTTCCTGACAGTAGACCTACATGAAGTACCCAAATCACGATGTCTAGCTCTTTATGTTTctgacagtaggcctacatgaggTACCCGAATCACGACGTCCAACTCTTTATGTTTctgacagtaggcctacatgaggTACTCGAATCACGGCGTCTAGCTCTTTATGCTACTGACACTACATGAGGTACCCGAATTATGACGTCTAGGTCTTTATGCTCCTGACGGTACATGAGGTACCCGAATCACGACGTCTAGCAAAGAGAGTGAAGTCTGATTGCAGAAATACACGCCTACAACCATGAGAGTGACGGCTGATTGCAGAGGTACACGCCTATAACTGTAAAAATGACGGCTGATTGCAGCGATACACGCCTATAACTGTGAGAGTGATGTCTGATTGCAGAGGTACACGCCTATAACTGTGTGACGTCTGATTGCAGAGGTACACGCCTATAACTGTGAGAATGATGTCTGATTGCAGAGGTACGCGCCTACAACTATGAGAGCAACGTCTGATTGCAGAGATACACGCCTATAGCTGTGAGAGTGACGTCTGGTTGCAGAGATACACGCCTATAGCTGTGAGAGAGAGACGTCTGATTGCCCACCTATAGCCGTGAGACTGACGGCTGATTGCATAAATACACGCCTGTAACCGTGAGAGAAACGTCTGATTACAGAGATACACGCCTATAACCGTGAGAGTGAAGTCTGATTGCAGAGGTACACGCCTACAACTGTGAGACTGACGGCTGATTGCAGAGATACAAGCCTATAACTGTGAGAGAAACGTCTGATTGCAGAGGTACACGCCTACAACTGTGAGAGTGACGTCTGATTGCAGAGATAAACGCCTATAACCGTGAGAGTGAAGTATGATTGCAGAGATACACGCCTATAACTGTGAGAGTGACGTCTGGTTGCAAAGATACAAGCCTATAACCGTGAGAGTGAAGTCTGATTGCAGAGGTACACGCCTATAACTGTGAGAGAAACGTCTGATTGCAGAGATACACGCCTATAACTGTGAGAGTGACGTCTGCTTGCAGAGATATAAGCCTATAACCGTGAAGAGTGACGTCTGCTTGCAGAGATATAAGCCTATAACCGTGAAGAGTGACGTCTGATTGCAGAGATACAAGCCTATAACCGTGAAGAGTGACGTCTGATTGCAGAGTTACAAGCCTATAACCGTGAGAGTGACGTCTGGTTGCAGATGTAAGCCTATAACCGTGAAGAGTGACGTCTGATTGCAGAGTTACAAGCCTATAATCGTGAGAGTGACGTCTGATTGCAGAGTTACAAGCCTATAACCGTGAGAGTGACGTCTGGTTGCAGATGTAAGCCTATAACCGTGAAGAGTGACGTCTGATTGCAGAGTTACAAGCCTATAACCGTGAGAGTGATTTGCTATGTGCATTAATGTTACTATTCGTTTGAAGGACTTCCTGTTCCTGTTCCTGTTGAAGAGATTAACTCCCTACTCCCCAACACCTCCCCAAACTCCTCCCTCCTGCCCCCcacctccctccccccccccaaaaaaagaaacacgtTTCGGCATGTCAATGTCACAGGAACTATGAATAAGTCCGATAACGTTAACCCCGTCCGCACCTTGGAGCTCAGCATGTACAATCGTCATGCACATATGAAGACTACtgatgtttatacatgtattcaaggtTCTGTTTGTGGCAAGATTCAGGCACCTAGCTGAGACTACGTGAATTATCAGGGAGTCTATTAAACTCATGGCGACCTGATTCCAAAATAAGATCCATAATATCACGAAACTAAAGCAAATGTCTCCGTCGTGTTGTTCGTCGACAGAAGGTGAACACATAATTAATACACATAATACGCTGATGTCAGAAGACAGATGAGCCTTAGTGACTTGGTTTGACATCTGTGTACACATCTGAAGTGTGTGATTCAAGCGTTCGATGAGAAGACTGCATGCATTAATGTCTGAACCGGGAACCAGAATCAAATATCTGATCAGAAGTTGCAAGAGATGGTCTGTTTGCACAATAATGTAGACTCAGATCAAACGACTTTGATAATAATGACAagtcaaaagtaaataaaaataacaggcGTATGACAATGTGTACACAGGCACAAGtttgataaaaacaaatacttcaATACTTCAAGAGATACGAGTATACGAGCAAAAAAAAGGGCAAATGACATCAATGGCATTACAAAAAATGGCCATGGTCACCGACAAAAAAGTGTATGTTTCCTTCCAATGCTTAAGTGCATATGGTATAACCTTAGTAAACATTGCCTACAACGTTCAAGGCATAGTGCGTTTACAAAGTAAAGGAAGTACAGGCCTAACGACTCAAACACGATTAGATATAAGTGACATGATGCTTGATGGAAATTGCGCGATGAATTCAAGAGATAGTGTTTTAACAACAGACGGGCGGACAGACTGACTAATGCCGACCATGTGAGGCCTTTAGACGGGGGAGTAAAAATCACTGAGCTCTGGGTAAACTCTGGTCTCCGGGAGATCTCGGCATGTGTTCTAAACAGGGAGAAATTTTGGATGTTTTAGGGAAATGCGCAAGGCCACGGATGTCTCAATGTCCATTACGTAAATGTTCCACATACATACAATGCAATGTACAGGATCCACAAtggtaaaaagtaaaaaatccTCATACGTAATGGCTCCACATACGCAACAGCTCAACATACGTAAAAGTTCCATATGTGTAACGTAAAGGCTCCAAGCACGTGACGTAAAGGCTCCAAACACGTAACGTAAAGGCTCTAGGCACGTATTTAGAGATTCATCTCCTTCATCCCAAACCGTCGATCGTTAGCTGCCCTTCGTTGTATCACCCTGGACCCGTTGTATGGCTGCCAAATTCCCCACCACGTCCTGTCCAACGTGTCTCTTCAACTGCTGACGACTGTTCTCAGCCAGTCCAGCACAGTCCAGACAGGTAAGTACTTACTAACAGTCGTAGCTGTTGTTGACGACCGACCCAAGCCCACCAAGCTCCACCTAGACTTGGAGTACCCCAAGTACAAAGGGGCTCCATCAGTGAAAGCAGACTCACTATTCAAATCTTTGTTCGTAATACGGAGACAGGAGGCCGGGTTTTTATCACAATCAGTCTCCCAAACCTTCACAGCCATAGTCTGGAGATTTGATCGAGGTTTCTTGCTGTCGAATCGAGCCGAGGCCACACCTGGCACCACCCAAGCCGAACGCCCCTGgaaccatgccgaagacatgaCACAAGGTGGCGTGAACGCTTTGGTCATGAGACTGTCGTATTTCAGCTTGAGCAAGGCAAAGTCGTGGTCCTGAGAACGGCGTGACAGGTACGCCGGATGTACCACAATTCCCGTCGCCTTGTTCAGCTCCCGAAGTCCGATCTTCACATGGTAGTTAGGGGACCACGAGGGATCTCGGAGTTTACCCGGATTAGCCAAATTCTTTTCCACACAGGAAGCTGTCGTCAGAATCCACCAATCCGTCAGCAGCACCGCATTACATGTCGGCTTTCGGCGGGAGTTCAATACAGTCACATGATAGTTCTTAACTTCTGATTTATGTCGTCTGCGGAGAAAAGAAGAACATTGTTATAAACACTGTAAGTCATGCACATGCAATTCTATACACTTAGCAATCTCTCGGTACCTGGTGTCGCTGTAAATGACAAGAGACACATTTAACGTAGCATGCATTACAACTGAGTTAAAAATAGGCTAAAATTTGCTCAATTTTCCCTACTGTTCAATAAAATTCTACAAATGACATTGTATTTCTGGTTGACACTAATTACCGAGTTCAAGCCGAACACAGCTTTACAATGAAGTTATTCTGGATGTTGAGTTTGCGTTTTTTGACCTAAAACTTTGGGTTTGACAATAGGTGAATGACTATCTGTACTGAACCTTGATTGAATCGTCGACATGAAGACAGCGATTTATCTGAACTGACCTGATGAGGGCTTTGTCAAAATGCAATCTCCACTTTGACTGGAAGCGACATCCAAGCAACACGCTTTCCTTGCGTCGTGTGTCAGTTGTTTTCCTTGTCTTCTGAGTAACCACTTTTGGTGGAAAAATGGTTGTCGATGTGGATGTCCCTCTGGGATAAACGTTTGGAAACTTTGGCCTCAATGTTTGTTTAGGTTTTAGAGTTGTGAGGACATATGGGCGAACGGCGGGTTGTTTCTGGTCATAGGGCGGGTTGGC encodes the following:
- the LOC135466418 gene encoding protein limb expression 1 homolog, with translation MMAARNPNTSHGRPVPAPRVRPGSGKPIPPQKPGPNVAAVLTGQLQGAIGPNQQHMSDMKAKTVLKEAVDAVVNSFAKHTHGYGRVNVVEALQEFWQMKQARGADLKNGAVVVYESQPSTSPPYVCFVTLPGGSCFGSFQNCTTKAEARRSAAKIALMNSVFNEHPSRKITEDFIQKAVTDALSSFKGRVEDAHNPSTGIGAFKFMLESNHSRTMLEFQELMTVFQLLHWNGSLKAMRDRNCSRQEVLLHYSNRALDDDMRSQMALDWIAREQENPDIISQELKIAEQELESARLAGRELRFPKEKRDILNLAMSQIGPAESIA